The nucleotide sequence CATTTTCTTTTCGGGGAAACTCGGGACGAAGAATGGAAGAAGAAGACGAAGCTTTTAGAACGGAAAGATCAGGGAGAGGACTTTCGGAAATTTTTTTCGCAACCAAACCCCAAAGAGCAAGAATCGCATCCGAAGGCTTTTCTAAAAACTCGGCCAGAAAAAACCCGTCCAAGAAAGATTCTCCACGGATTCCAATAACCAAACAACCGGTAGCCCGAGAATCAAAAAGATCGTGGTCCTTAGCGGAAAACCAGAGGGGAAAATTTTCCCGATTCAAGGTCTCCAGATTTCCCGTAGCACGGGATAAAAAGGAATAAAAAAAACCATTTTCGTCGTAGCCGACGGCGGAAACTTCTTCCAGGGTTTTGCCCTGATCAAAGCTAAACGTAAGGACTCCGCAAAGCGCATCTGAAAGCCGAATCCAATCTTCAAAAGCTTTTGAGAAATCTTCTTTTTTACGCAAAGAAGAAGAATTTTCGGAAAACAAAAGATTGAGAAGAGACGGATGCACAAAGGGAAGATGTTTAAAATTAAGCATCCTGTCAACTAAGTACAGATCCGATGTCGGACGTCCGACAAACGAAACTTTGAATTCTTTTTTAACGAAAAAGGAGCCAATTTTAGATAAATGATTGAAGATAAAAAACCTTAACTCTATCTGGAAACGGAGTCACAAAAGAAGATTGCTTCGTTCGTTTTTAATAAAAATTAACTTCGAAAAAAGGCAAGTTCGCGAACCGCGTTCCCCAAAAAAGACCTTCGGATTCAAACAGCGACTCCTCTTCTTAGGTCGCGAAAGCGCAGAAATTTTCGAAAATCAAAATTCTTATCAATCAAAATTCCGTCTTGATAAGGATTCGATGTCGGATGTCCGACAATAGAATATAAGGTAGAATCATGATAGTTGTATCCATTGCAAACCAGAAGGGCGGAGAAGGAAAAACGACCACTTCTCTCAATTTGTCCATGGGGCTCGCGAGAAGAGGAAAAAAAACCTTGCTCGTCGACATTGACCCCCAGGCGAACTCGACTGGAATTTTTATCAACCCGGAAACTCTGGATAAATCCATGCACGGAGTTTTTAACTCCAGAATGAGTATCAAAGAAATCATGGTAGATACCAAACTCCCGAACCTTTTCTTAGCACCCTCAAAGACAAACCTAGCAGAGGTGGAAACCCTATCCGGGAGTTCCGTGGACGCGCCCTATATTTTGAGAGACGCTCTCCAAGGACTGGAAGGATTCGATTTTTGCATCATCGATTGCCCGCCCAGCCTTTCGATCTTTACGATCAACGCCTTGGTCGGCTCGAATTACGTAATCATTCCTCTTCAGGCTGAAAAATTTTCGGTGGATGGAATTGTCGGACTTCAACAGACGATCACGAGTATTAAAAAAAGAATCAACCCCAACCTTGAAATTTTGGGTGCGCTCATCACACAACTCAAACCCCAAACCCTTTTGACAAAAACCATCGTCCCGGTATTGACAAAATACTTTCGAATCTTTGAGACGAGCATTTCCGATGGAGTCGCCGTCGGAGAATCTCATCTGGCAAAAAAATCCGTATTCGAATACAATAAGTCGAGTAAGCAGGCACAAGAATACGAAGGTTTTATTGAGGAGTTTTTGAATGAGCTCAAAAAGTAAACGATTAGGCTCCCTTGCCGACGTATTTCAGGCGGAAAAATTAGAAGGAACGATTCGAAAAATTCGATTAGACAAAATTCTCCCGTCCGAGAACCAACCCCGACAGGACAGAAAAAAAGGAGTTGAGGACTTAGCAAGGAGCTTGGACAAAGACGGCCTTCTTCAGCCGATCATAGTAACAAAACAAAATCCGGAAGACGAACACTACAGAATTGTGGCCGGAGAAAGGCGATTCCATGCGGCAAAACAACTCAACTGGACCGAGGTCGAATGTAAAATTTTAGACCGGGATGAAAAAGAAACCTTTCGCCTCGCAATCATAGAAAACCTTCAGAGAGAAAATCTTTCACCTTACGAAGAAGTGGAGGCAATGTCCCATTTAAAACTCAGCTTCAAATACACAGATCAAGAGCTCGCAACTCTTTTTGGGAAAAGCAGAAGTTATATGACTGAACTTTTGGGTATTTCGGATCTCAGCAAAGACGAACTCCGTTCCTGCAAAGAGGCGGGAATTGAAAACAAAAATCTACTGATCCAGGCCGTCTCCGCGTCCAGAAAGGGCACCTTCTCCGAATTCTTAAATTTATTCTCAACCGGAGCGTTAAAGACCGTTAAGGACGCAAAATCATTCAACCGAGAAGAAGAAGGCCTCTTCTCTTCCAAACAAAACGTAACGTCAAATTCCAAAAATCCGATATCAAAATCCACAGAATATAAAATCACGAAAAAACCGGGATTGATTCAAATCAGCTCGGAGAACGACGAACTCCTATCGGAAATCCTAAAGTTAATCAAAAAAGAAATCCGCAAAAAATTCGACTCCGAATAACGCGCCAATGTCGCTTAATAATTTTGTTAAGCGACATTAAAATAAGTACATACAGGTACTTAGCAAAAAGAATTTTTAGAGAGCGGTCAAAAACGAGCCAATGGGATTGACAAAGTCGCGACATTGAGTTTAATGTGACATAATATAGTAAACGGAAATATAGTACGAAGCCTCGATCCCAAAGGATTCAGGCCGAAGGCGTATTTATTTTGGATCCGGACAAAAAAATTCCCCTGGCTAACCAGGGGCCGGATTTTCCCGAAGGAATGTTGTTGGATGAGACATAAGTATCATTATGTCCGATAATGTCAACTCCCTTCGGAACTTTTGCTTAAAATTAATGTACTTTCCAGCAAGGAGGGTCCCGAAAGGAAAATGGGCGAGCATTATCCATATATTAAATTTTTTGCCGACATCATCGATTCCGGTGTCTGGGCGAGCCTTTCCTCGGCGGCAAAGACGTTGTATCTGGTCCTGCTTAAATTTAGCGACCAGCACTTCAAACCGGTCTGGCCCAGCACGGAAATACTCTTAAAACTTACGGGATTCAAAACGAAAAAATCCATCATCCAGGGAAAGAGAGATCTGATCCAGGCAGGGCTCCTTCAAGTCACACCGGGAACCGGACATACGAGTTCTCGATATTATTTTTGCTTCAACTATCCCGGTTCCAAGATTCCACCGCAGGGGTATAATTTTGGAACCCCCAGGGGTAGCGAAACGGAATCCTTTGAGGGTTCAAAAAAGGCACCTCTGGGGTCTGCGGAAGGGTCCCCAAACCATATCAATATAACTATTACCAACAATCAAAACCAAGAACCGGGGAAAAAGAATACGCCTTTGAGTTTGTCTTTGTTAGAAGAAAAATACGGCACTTCAATTTTGTCAGAGGCGCTTGGAATTGCAAAGCTTCGAGGAATGGAAGCAAACCTAAGATATGTGCAAGGGATTTGTAAGAATCTAATGGGGACAGAAGAGTCAGTGCCGATGCCCGAATTTAATCAAAATTCTTCTCCGATTGGAATGGGGGAAAAAGATCCGACTTGGAAGGGATTCTTACTTTGGTCGAGAGAACGCCTCACTCGCTCCAGCCAAGAAATTTTAGAACAAATCCGAATCGAACCGGACGGAAGAACGCTCTGCGTCTTAGACAGCGTGCCTGAGTCTCTTCGAATGATCATCGCAAAGTACTTCACAGAGGAAATCCGTCCTCCGATATTGGTTATATTTTCCGCAAAAACTGAAGAAAACCGAACTATTTCCTCAAAGCATTAAAAAGAGAAACCAGGACAAATCTTGAATGAACTCTGAATCGATTCGAATCAGCCACCCCGGCCCGTTAAAAATCCGGGAAATCAAATCTTCCGGAACTTATGATTTAAAAGAAGGAAAACTTTTACGCTACAACGAGACAAAGGATTCTCCCGGGATTTCCGCCCTCACCCTACATTTGGACGGGGTTTCGAGTTTGAATCAGATCCGACTTCATTCCAATCCACAAGAAGTCGCTTTTTTTCCGGATACGTTTCGATTTGAAATTTCTATGGATGGAATCGTTTGGGAACCGATTCTCCAAGAGACCGGATTTCGGCGCTTAAATCAAAAGGTCGGACAGTGGAATTTTTCTCTTGTTCAGGCAAAATTCTTAAAATTAATCAGCCAGGTTTCAGAGAAAGACGGATCCGGAAAATACAAGGTTTCTCTTGGTCAGTTGGAAGTCGGCATTTCCGGTATCGTGAAAATTGAAGTCAGTTCCGAACAGGATCGATTTTGGGTAAAAGAAAACCTCATCGATCAAAGGCCTGACTACGGATGGGCATCGAAAGAAGTTTCCAAACCGGGAGAAGAATTTTTTCTTACCGATCTCGGATCGATTAGTCGTGTGAACGAGCTCCGACTTCTTACTTCCAAAACGGACCCGGTTTGTTTTCCGGAACGATTCACCGTATATTATAGCGAAGACGATCTTTCCTGGAATCAATTGTTGGAAGAAAACCAATTCTTATCCGAACCCGGAGTTTGGTATCAGTGGAGATTTCTTCCGACAAACGTGCGTTATTTGAAGTTGGTGGCGCGTCAAAATGAAAAGAAAGGCCAAGAGTTTTATCAGACCAAAATTGTAGAATTAGAACTCTATGCGACTCCGCATTTGAGCGATCTTACGAACAAGCCGACTTCGGAACCGCTTCCTTACGCGACGGTCCTTCGTTCCGGTTTGGTTCGTCTTGCGGTCGATGGCGAGAATTCCGAAGGTGTTGCGGTTCAGTCGAACGACAGAAGGCTGAGAGATTCTTCCACCGAATACAAGGGAATTGTGGAACTCGCGGGGGACGGAGAAGACAAAGAAGGCGTGGTCGTTCAAGGAAACGATAAACGACTCAAACATTCGACCGAACTCGCGCACGGTTTGGTTCGACTTGCTTCTAATGGCGAAAATCGGGCGGAAAGAGTCGTTCAAGGAAACGACGATCGTTTGAAAGCGGCGACTACTTCCTCTTTGGGAATCGTCGAGTTGGCGGAGAATGGAGAAACAAAAGACGGCGTTGTAGTTCAAGGAAATGACGATCGTTTGAAAATTGCGACGACCAAAAAATACGGTTTAGCGATCCTCTCCGAACCGGGTGCGTCCGAACCAGGAAAGGCTGTAACGGCTGATGATCCAAGAATTCGAAAAGCAAACACCGAGTTTCCCGGGATTGTTCGTTTTGCAAAGAGCGGAGAGGATTCTTCTGAAGCCGCTGTGCAAGGCGATGACAAACGCCTAAAAATCGCCAGTACGGAATCCTATGGAATCGTTCAACTCGCGCAGTCGGGAGAATCGAAAGAAGGAGTTGTTGTTCAGGGGAATGATAAGCGACTTCGAAACGCGACGACTTCTTATCCGGGAATCGTAGAAATTGCCGCATTGGGAAACAACGCCCCCGGCAAAGTTGTTTCTTCCGATGATCCGAGGTTGTCCGACAAGAGAGACCCGAAGCCGCATGTTCACGATTATGCGCCACTCGATCACGACTTTAGTTCTCATACTGGATTCTTAAAAGTAAAAGGCGCCACGGAAGCGGCTTATACGAACATCGCACCTCCTCCCGAAAATCACGCGCCGATCTATGCGCGAAACGATAGTGAAAAAGGTGCCGGCGTAATTGGATCCGCTCGCAATACGGGTTTGATCGGATACGGAGAAAAGTTTGGAGTTCGAGGGGATTCTTCTTCGAGTGACCAAGAATCGGCGGGAGTGATCGGGCTCGCCAAACGTGGATTTGGTGGAATCTTCCATTCGAGATCCGGCGTTGCGCTTTTTGCAAACGGAAAAGGGATTTCTTCTCTGGGAGAGACCGGATCGGGAAAGGCGTTCCTCGCCGATGGAGAATCCGAATTCTCCGGAAGCGTTCGAATTTCGACGGGAAAGAATGCGGATTGTATCGCGAGATTCTTCCCGGTAAATCCATCCGACGTAATCGGAGAAGGTGACATCTTGGTGATGGGAGAGGACGGACGTTTGCAAAAGGCAAAGACAGCTAACGCAACCAATGCGATCGGCGTCGCCGTAAAATCGGCGGCCCTACTCTTCGGAGAATCTGCGCCTGCGGACGGAACTCATTGGCTGGTCGCCGTGTCGGGTGTTGTCACGGTAAACGCGGACGCGTCTGCCTATCCGATTCAACCTGGAAGTTTGCTCGTGACCGGTTTGACAGGAGGTCACGCTGTTCGAATTTCGGCGGAGTCTCTTCGACCGGGTTCTCTTTTTGGGAAAGCGTTGACTCCGCTTCGTTCGGGAAGAGGTCAGATCCAAATTCTTCTTTGCTTTCAATGATCGGGATTTTATGAAAAAAGTATCTGAAATTTACGGCTCTCGAAAAGGGCCTGTGTATTCGTTTGAATTCTTCCCTCCGAAAACTCCGGAAGGAGACGTGAAGTTGATGGAGACTGTGAAGGAGTTGTCTCAGGTCAATCCCGACTTTGTCACCGTAACTTACGGTGCCGGCGGTTCTACAAGAGATAAGACGGTCGAAATCGTGACCGAAATTTCTAAGAATTATTCCGTTCCTACGGTTTCTCATTTTACTTGCGTGGGTGCAAATCGAGATCAGATTCGCGAGATTCTTCAGG is from Leptospira stimsonii and encodes:
- a CDS encoding helix-turn-helix domain-containing protein; the protein is MGEHYPYIKFFADIIDSGVWASLSSAAKTLYLVLLKFSDQHFKPVWPSTEILLKLTGFKTKKSIIQGKRDLIQAGLLQVTPGTGHTSSRYYFCFNYPGSKIPPQGYNFGTPRGSETESFEGSKKAPLGSAEGSPNHINITITNNQNQEPGKKNTPLSLSLLEEKYGTSILSEALGIAKLRGMEANLRYVQGICKNLMGTEESVPMPEFNQNSSPIGMGEKDPTWKGFLLWSRERLTRSSQEILEQIRIEPDGRTLCVLDSVPESLRMIIAKYFTEEIRPPILVIFSAKTEENRTISSKH
- a CDS encoding ParA family protein, which gives rise to MIVVSIANQKGGEGKTTTSLNLSMGLARRGKKTLLVDIDPQANSTGIFINPETLDKSMHGVFNSRMSIKEIMVDTKLPNLFLAPSKTNLAEVETLSGSSVDAPYILRDALQGLEGFDFCIIDCPPSLSIFTINALVGSNYVIIPLQAEKFSVDGIVGLQQTITSIKKRINPNLEILGALITQLKPQTLLTKTIVPVLTKYFRIFETSISDGVAVGESHLAKKSVFEYNKSSKQAQEYEGFIEEFLNELKK
- a CDS encoding discoidin domain-containing protein: MNSESIRISHPGPLKIREIKSSGTYDLKEGKLLRYNETKDSPGISALTLHLDGVSSLNQIRLHSNPQEVAFFPDTFRFEISMDGIVWEPILQETGFRRLNQKVGQWNFSLVQAKFLKLISQVSEKDGSGKYKVSLGQLEVGISGIVKIEVSSEQDRFWVKENLIDQRPDYGWASKEVSKPGEEFFLTDLGSISRVNELRLLTSKTDPVCFPERFTVYYSEDDLSWNQLLEENQFLSEPGVWYQWRFLPTNVRYLKLVARQNEKKGQEFYQTKIVELELYATPHLSDLTNKPTSEPLPYATVLRSGLVRLAVDGENSEGVAVQSNDRRLRDSSTEYKGIVELAGDGEDKEGVVVQGNDKRLKHSTELAHGLVRLASNGENRAERVVQGNDDRLKAATTSSLGIVELAENGETKDGVVVQGNDDRLKIATTKKYGLAILSEPGASEPGKAVTADDPRIRKANTEFPGIVRFAKSGEDSSEAAVQGDDKRLKIASTESYGIVQLAQSGESKEGVVVQGNDKRLRNATTSYPGIVEIAALGNNAPGKVVSSDDPRLSDKRDPKPHVHDYAPLDHDFSSHTGFLKVKGATEAAYTNIAPPPENHAPIYARNDSEKGAGVIGSARNTGLIGYGEKFGVRGDSSSSDQESAGVIGLAKRGFGGIFHSRSGVALFANGKGISSLGETGSGKAFLADGESEFSGSVRISTGKNADCIARFFPVNPSDVIGEGDILVMGEDGRLQKAKTANATNAIGVAVKSAALLFGESAPADGTHWLVAVSGVVTVNADASAYPIQPGSLLVTGLTGGHAVRISAESLRPGSLFGKALTPLRSGRGQIQILLCFQ
- a CDS encoding ParB/RepB/Spo0J family partition protein, coding for MSSKSKRLGSLADVFQAEKLEGTIRKIRLDKILPSENQPRQDRKKGVEDLARSLDKDGLLQPIIVTKQNPEDEHYRIVAGERRFHAAKQLNWTEVECKILDRDEKETFRLAIIENLQRENLSPYEEVEAMSHLKLSFKYTDQELATLFGKSRSYMTELLGISDLSKDELRSCKEAGIENKNLLIQAVSASRKGTFSEFLNLFSTGALKTVKDAKSFNREEEGLFSSKQNVTSNSKNPISKSTEYKITKKPGLIQISSENDELLSEILKLIKKEIRKKFDSE